One stretch of Marinobacterium iners DNA includes these proteins:
- the argJ gene encoding bifunctional glutamate N-acetyltransferase/amino-acid acetyltransferase ArgJ, with protein sequence MAVGPATLPQLHPVKGFRLGIASAGIKKPGRRDIVLMELAEGSSLAGVFTLNAFCAAPVRICKQHLGQAGSRYMLINTGNANAGTGEQGMRDAMSCCKAVADLCDVPVEAVLPFSTGVIGEPLPVAKILSALDAAKADLSENNWEQAASGIMTTDTRPKAASEQFEYKGKTVTLTGISKGAGMIMPNMATMLGYVATDAEIPQLLLQQWLSSVADRSFNRITIDGDTSTNDSCMLAATGASGVLIDGSDYELASLFTEALERVMLSLSHAIVRDGEGATKFVEVRVESAGTSKEALDVAYTIAHSPLVKTALFASDPNWGRILACVGRAGIDNLDLDALQIYLNDVCIVEKGGRAASYTEEAGQAVMNGEEILIHVVLNRGQVTERVWTTDLSHDYVSINADYRS encoded by the coding sequence ATGGCAGTTGGTCCGGCTACTTTGCCACAGTTACATCCGGTTAAGGGATTTCGTCTGGGTATCGCATCCGCAGGGATCAAGAAACCGGGCCGACGCGATATTGTGCTGATGGAGCTGGCCGAAGGCAGCTCGCTGGCGGGCGTGTTTACACTGAATGCTTTTTGCGCTGCGCCGGTGCGCATCTGCAAGCAGCACCTGGGCCAGGCAGGTTCACGCTATATGCTGATTAATACCGGTAACGCTAACGCGGGCACTGGGGAGCAGGGCATGCGTGATGCGATGAGCTGTTGTAAAGCCGTTGCAGACTTGTGTGATGTGCCGGTAGAAGCAGTTCTGCCGTTTTCCACCGGTGTGATTGGTGAACCGCTGCCGGTAGCGAAGATTCTGTCGGCGCTGGACGCGGCCAAAGCCGACCTGTCGGAAAACAACTGGGAGCAGGCCGCTTCGGGCATCATGACCACCGATACCCGCCCCAAGGCAGCCAGCGAACAGTTTGAATACAAGGGCAAGACGGTAACCCTGACCGGCATCTCCAAAGGCGCCGGCATGATCATGCCCAATATGGCCACCATGCTGGGCTATGTCGCTACCGATGCCGAGATCCCGCAGCTGCTGCTGCAGCAGTGGTTGAGCAGTGTGGCGGACCGCTCTTTCAACCGCATCACTATTGATGGTGACACTTCCACCAATGACTCTTGCATGCTGGCGGCTACAGGTGCCAGCGGCGTGCTGATTGACGGCTCGGACTACGAGCTGGCCAGCCTGTTTACCGAAGCACTGGAGCGCGTCATGTTGTCACTGTCACACGCCATTGTGCGAGATGGTGAGGGCGCGACCAAGTTTGTTGAGGTGCGTGTTGAGTCAGCGGGTACCAGCAAGGAAGCGCTGGATGTTGCCTATACCATTGCTCACTCACCTTTGGTCAAGACGGCACTCTTTGCCAGCGACCCGAACTGGGGCCGTATTTTGGCCTGTGTGGGCCGTGCCGGGATCGACAATCTGGATCTGGACGCTTTGCAGATCTACCTCAACGATGTCTGCATTGTTGAGAAGGGAGGCCGTGCGGCCAGCTACACCGAAGAAGCCGGTCAGGCGGTCATGAACGGAGAAGAAATTTTGATCCATGTGGTGCTTAACCGGGGCCAGGTCACCGAACGGGTCTGGACCACAGACCTGTCCCATGACTACGTCAGCATCAACGCGGATTACCGCAGCTGA
- a CDS encoding Nudix family hydrolase: protein MPKLIHVAAAVIRDRRGHILIARRPDDKHQGGLWEFPGGKVEPGEPVAQALSRELLEELGIQVSRAHPLIRIPHHYPDKSVLLDVWEVTVFEGEAHGAEGQPVCWVAPEALDDYAFPAANTPIITAARLSPRLLITGDVDDIDACTGKLQHALEQGLTQVMLRAKSLSETAFADRYQQLQPLCDEFNALMGVNTSVEQANALCAEHLHLTSARLQALGNRAQFKGRWLSASCHNAEQIRMAQEKGIDFITLSPVKPTRSHPGSPVLGWERFAELVAECRLPVYALGGLSEDDLIQAREQGAQGIAAISAWW, encoded by the coding sequence ATGCCTAAACTGATCCACGTTGCTGCGGCGGTCATTCGTGACCGCCGCGGTCATATCCTCATCGCCCGTCGACCCGATGACAAGCATCAGGGTGGTCTGTGGGAGTTTCCCGGTGGCAAGGTAGAACCTGGCGAACCCGTTGCTCAGGCGCTCTCCCGTGAGCTGCTTGAAGAGCTGGGGATTCAGGTTTCACGGGCACACCCTCTGATTCGTATTCCGCATCATTATCCTGACAAGTCGGTGCTGCTGGATGTATGGGAGGTGACTGTGTTTGAGGGTGAAGCGCATGGGGCCGAAGGTCAGCCGGTTTGTTGGGTTGCGCCCGAAGCACTGGATGACTATGCCTTTCCCGCGGCCAACACGCCCATCATTACAGCCGCACGCCTGTCGCCACGGCTGCTGATCACCGGTGACGTTGACGACATCGATGCCTGTACAGGGAAACTTCAACACGCGCTGGAGCAGGGTCTTACTCAGGTCATGCTGCGTGCCAAGTCGCTCAGCGAGACCGCTTTTGCGGACCGGTATCAACAGCTGCAACCGTTGTGTGACGAATTCAATGCTCTGATGGGGGTGAATACCTCCGTTGAACAGGCCAATGCATTGTGTGCTGAGCACCTGCATCTAACGTCGGCGCGTTTGCAGGCGCTGGGCAATCGGGCTCAGTTCAAGGGGCGCTGGCTCAGTGCCTCCTGTCACAACGCGGAGCAGATCCGCATGGCGCAGGAGAAGGGTATCGACTTCATCACCCTGTCACCGGTCAAACCCACCCGTTCACATCCGGGCTCGCCTGTGTTGGGCTGGGAGAGGTTTGCCGAGCTGGTGGCCGAGTGCCGGTTGCCGGTATATGCGCTGGGCGGGCTCAGTGAAGATGATCTGATTCAGGCCCGAGAGCAGGGCGCTCAGGGCATCGCGGCAATCTCGGCCTGGTGGTAG
- the nadC gene encoding carboxylating nicotinate-nucleotide diphosphorylase has protein sequence MLLTLTELKPTIEENVRTALNEDVGNGDITAELIPASDRAQARVISRQEAVVCGRAWVDEVFRQVDPEVQVEWLVEDGDKVERDQVLFRLQGSARSLLTGERAALNFLQTLSGTATISHEYAQRVAGTPVRLLDTRKTIPGLRLAQKYAVSCGGCFNHRIGLYDAFLIKENHIMACGGIEKAIETARHNHPGKPVEIEVETEEQLERALVAGADIVMLDNFSPERMIAAVKQTNGRAKLEASGNITDETLLDYANTGVDYISIGALTKHCQAVDLSMRIVEGL, from the coding sequence ATGCTGCTGACGCTGACAGAGCTCAAGCCCACCATCGAAGAAAACGTCCGTACAGCCCTGAATGAGGATGTCGGCAACGGTGATATCACCGCCGAGCTGATTCCAGCCAGTGACCGGGCACAGGCACGGGTGATTTCACGTCAGGAAGCGGTCGTTTGTGGCCGTGCCTGGGTCGATGAGGTGTTTCGTCAGGTTGACCCTGAGGTACAGGTTGAGTGGCTGGTTGAGGATGGAGACAAGGTCGAACGTGATCAGGTGCTGTTCCGGCTTCAGGGCTCTGCCCGTTCACTGTTGACCGGTGAACGCGCCGCTCTGAACTTCCTGCAGACCCTGTCCGGCACGGCCACCATCAGCCATGAGTATGCCCAGCGGGTTGCCGGCACCCCGGTGCGCCTGCTGGATACCCGCAAGACCATCCCGGGCCTGAGGCTGGCACAGAAATACGCCGTCAGCTGCGGCGGCTGTTTCAACCACCGCATTGGCCTGTACGATGCCTTCCTGATCAAGGAAAACCACATCATGGCCTGTGGCGGCATTGAGAAAGCGATCGAAACCGCCCGCCACAACCACCCGGGCAAGCCGGTGGAAATCGAGGTCGAGACAGAAGAGCAGCTGGAACGGGCGCTGGTCGCCGGCGCCGATATTGTCATGCTGGACAACTTCAGCCCCGAGCGGATGATTGCAGCGGTCAAGCAGACCAACGGGCGTGCCAAGCTGGAAGCGTCGGGCAATATTACGGATGAAACCCTGCTCGACTACGCCAACACCGGAGTCGATTACATCTCGATTGGTGCCCTGACGAAGCACTGCCAGGCGGTGGATCTGTCAATGCGAATTGTGGAAGGTCTTTAA
- the ampD gene encoding 1,6-anhydro-N-acetylmuramyl-L-alanine amidase AmpD, producing MKVKIEQHRIKGARFLPSPNCNARPEDEISLLVIHNISLPPGQFGGGHITELFTNRLDPNGHPFFAEIEELEVSAHLLIERDGCMTQFVPFDRRAWHAGRSCFQGREACNDFSIGIELEGTDDCPYTDAQYECLIAVTQTLMTTYPQLGPETITGHSDIAPGRKTDPGPAFDWARFLAALG from the coding sequence ATGAAAGTCAAAATTGAACAGCACCGCATCAAGGGTGCCCGTTTTCTGCCTTCACCCAACTGCAACGCCCGGCCCGAAGACGAAATCTCGCTGTTGGTGATTCACAATATCAGCCTGCCGCCCGGGCAGTTTGGTGGTGGTCATATTACCGAGCTGTTTACCAATCGACTGGACCCGAATGGACACCCCTTCTTTGCCGAAATCGAGGAGCTGGAGGTTTCCGCCCATCTGCTGATCGAGCGGGATGGCTGCATGACCCAGTTCGTACCCTTCGATCGCCGCGCCTGGCATGCGGGCAGATCCTGCTTTCAGGGGCGTGAGGCCTGCAATGATTTTTCCATCGGCATCGAGCTGGAAGGGACCGATGATTGCCCCTATACCGATGCCCAGTATGAATGTCTGATCGCGGTGACTCAGACGCTTATGACAACCTATCCGCAGCTTGGTCCTGAAACCATTACCGGTCACAGTGATATTGCACCCGGTCGCAAGACTGATCCTGGCCCTGCATTTGACTGGGCGCGTTTTCTTGCTGCCCTCGGATGA
- a CDS encoding ABC transporter ATP-binding protein has protein sequence MSALLRIEGLKCAYQSQTVLASVSFDIEPGEIACLLGPSGCGKTTVLRAIAGFIAPQAGEIRLGEQLISSAAHVVPPEQRGMGMVFQDYALFPHLNIADNIAFGLRRMPAAEKQRRVKEVLELVELPDLSKRYPHELSGGQQQRVALARALAPDPRLLLMDEPFSNLDTDLRRQLSQEVRQILKRRGIAAIMVTHDQQEAFTISDKIGILSAGRVQQWGTPESLYYQPVSPEVAAFVGKGELFQGKVTDSSAVETDLGLLEFAEPLGVDAGCDVQLFLRPGDLYLSHDGGVPGEVCSAEFQGSLTLYCIRLHTGREIEVLEQGLHRYGEREKVGVHVTAHRPILFSSCPVRNPY, from the coding sequence ATGTCAGCTCTGCTCCGTATTGAAGGTCTAAAGTGCGCGTACCAGTCGCAGACGGTGCTGGCCAGTGTCAGCTTCGATATCGAGCCTGGCGAGATCGCCTGTCTGCTGGGCCCCAGTGGCTGCGGCAAGACCACCGTGCTGCGTGCCATTGCCGGCTTTATTGCCCCTCAGGCGGGTGAGATTCGACTCGGTGAACAGCTGATCAGCAGTGCCGCCCATGTGGTACCGCCGGAGCAGCGCGGAATGGGAATGGTGTTTCAGGATTACGCCTTGTTCCCGCACCTGAATATTGCCGACAACATCGCCTTTGGTTTGCGCCGCATGCCCGCCGCCGAAAAGCAGCGTCGGGTAAAAGAGGTTCTTGAGCTGGTCGAGCTGCCCGACCTGAGCAAACGTTACCCGCATGAACTCTCCGGTGGGCAGCAGCAGCGTGTGGCGCTGGCCCGCGCCCTTGCCCCCGATCCTCGTCTGCTGTTGATGGACGAGCCATTCTCGAATCTGGACACGGACCTGCGTCGTCAGTTGTCGCAAGAGGTGCGTCAAATCCTCAAGCGTCGTGGCATTGCTGCAATCATGGTGACGCATGATCAACAGGAAGCCTTCACCATCAGTGACAAGATCGGCATTCTGTCAGCCGGCCGCGTACAGCAGTGGGGCACTCCCGAATCCCTGTATTATCAGCCTGTCAGCCCTGAAGTGGCTGCTTTTGTTGGCAAGGGGGAGTTGTTTCAGGGCAAGGTGACAGACTCCAGTGCCGTTGAAACTGACCTGGGGCTGCTGGAGTTTGCCGAGCCGTTGGGGGTTGATGCGGGCTGTGATGTGCAACTGTTTCTGCGCCCGGGTGATCTTTACCTGAGCCATGACGGAGGTGTGCCCGGTGAGGTGTGCTCGGCTGAATTCCAGGGCAGCCTGACGCTTTACTGCATTCGTCTGCATACGGGGCGCGAGATCGAAGTGCTGGAACAGGGGCTGCATCGCTATGGCGAGCGTGAAAAGGTTGGTGTGCATGTAACCGCTCACCGTCCGATCCTGTTTTCCTCCTGCCCGGTTCGTAACCCTTATTGA
- a CDS encoding ATP-binding protein encodes MSASQRIYKVRRRYNKWVADQTLEDFALRFTARQGRRMSIERVAMTALGATAFLALEGIAAAVTLTYGFTNTLVAMLVVCALFFITGLPIVYHAARNGLDIDLLTRGAGFGYLGSTITSLIYATFTFIFFAIEAAILAAALRALFGLPLALGYLLSAVAVIPIVTHGITAISRFQLGTQPLWLLLQVSALAVVIVHEAEQYQGWTEFMPAGIQADNSFNLLLFGAAASVFFAMVAQIGEQVDYLRFMPEKTTENRRRWWFWLILAGPGWVFIGMIKMLLGSFLAYIAITEGSSFVQASDPTLMYQRVFSYLTHSEGLALLMAGLMVIISQMKINVTNAYAGSIAWSNFFSRLTHSHPGRVVWLVFNVTIALILMELGIYEALEAILGVFAIVAVSWLGSLSADLMINKPLGLSPARVEFKRAHLYDINPVGVGSMGTAVLVGMLAYLGVFGETASTLSHFISLGCCFLMAPLLAWITGGRFYLARESNELKMLQVASPAEQHRCGVCENHFETEDLSFCPAYDLPICSLCCSLDARCLDSCKPHARFGQQMVDFFRLFFPQAVVNRINSRLGRFIGLLLTINLLNAALLAVIHRQMDPGDPAGSALVGQTLWALFFVLLIVSGVVAWLFLLAQESRVVAQQESNRQTHKLLQEIEAHEQTDRELQAAKELAERASDAKSRYMTGISHELRTPLQSIIGYAQLLQGRSTVQKQDREGLRIIHRSGQYLADLIEGLLDISRIEAGRLELNRSAVALPELVAQLEQMFSFQAAQKRVGFSCEILNPLPHVVMTDEKRLRQILINLLSNAVKYTLEGEVHFRIRYRNQVAEFSIEDTGIGIDAAHLERIFDPFERVRDADTPNLPGTGLGLTIVKLLTEIMGGDLQVESRPGKGSCFRVSLMLPWAEAAETRPEVQQPISGYVGARRQICVVDDDPVLRGLLADLLMPLGFKVLEARDAHHCLELVQRTAPDLFLLDISMPGMDGLTLAGRLRKTGHKVPILMLSADVQEQRRQPAGEAVYDDYLVKPISNQLLLERVGHYLQLEWIRTAATVASPVSVPVTPVPPNDLTASSLPDHPLIRELRGSAEIGFRRGVREALEQIEREQLVSRTVLTELQTLADSMQFAQLAEYLEQTS; translated from the coding sequence ATGAGTGCTTCACAACGTATCTATAAGGTCCGGCGCCGTTACAACAAGTGGGTAGCGGACCAGACGCTGGAAGACTTTGCGCTGCGATTTACAGCCCGTCAGGGGCGTCGCATGAGCATCGAGCGTGTGGCCATGACGGCACTGGGCGCAACCGCCTTTCTGGCTCTTGAGGGTATCGCTGCAGCTGTTACGCTAACTTACGGTTTTACCAACACACTGGTTGCCATGCTGGTGGTGTGTGCTCTGTTTTTCATCACCGGATTGCCGATCGTCTATCATGCGGCGCGCAACGGTCTGGATATTGATCTGCTCACGCGTGGTGCCGGCTTCGGCTACCTTGGATCAACGATCACCTCGCTGATCTACGCCACCTTCACTTTCATTTTCTTTGCCATTGAGGCCGCGATTCTCGCCGCCGCACTGCGGGCACTGTTCGGCCTGCCGCTGGCGCTGGGCTATCTGCTCAGTGCGGTGGCGGTTATACCGATCGTGACCCATGGCATTACCGCCATCAGTCGCTTTCAGCTGGGTACCCAGCCACTGTGGCTGTTGCTGCAGGTCAGCGCGCTGGCAGTAGTGATTGTGCATGAGGCCGAACAGTATCAGGGCTGGACCGAATTTATGCCCGCAGGCATCCAGGCCGACAATTCATTCAACCTGTTGCTGTTCGGTGCGGCGGCATCGGTGTTCTTCGCCATGGTGGCGCAGATTGGCGAGCAAGTGGATTATCTGCGCTTCATGCCCGAGAAAACAACCGAGAACCGCCGTCGCTGGTGGTTCTGGCTGATTCTGGCGGGGCCGGGCTGGGTGTTTATCGGCATGATCAAAATGCTGCTGGGTTCATTCCTGGCCTATATTGCGATCACCGAGGGCAGCAGCTTTGTGCAGGCCAGCGACCCAACCCTGATGTATCAGCGTGTTTTCAGCTACCTGACCCACTCGGAAGGGCTGGCGTTACTGATGGCCGGGCTGATGGTGATCATCTCGCAGATGAAGATCAATGTGACCAACGCCTATGCCGGCTCCATCGCTTGGTCCAACTTCTTCTCGCGTTTGACACACAGCCATCCAGGCAGGGTGGTGTGGCTGGTATTCAACGTCACCATCGCCCTGATCCTGATGGAACTTGGAATCTATGAAGCGCTGGAAGCGATACTGGGCGTGTTTGCCATCGTGGCGGTGAGCTGGCTGGGTTCGCTGTCAGCCGATTTGATGATCAACAAGCCGCTGGGACTTAGTCCGGCACGGGTCGAGTTCAAGCGCGCTCACCTCTATGACATTAACCCGGTGGGCGTTGGCTCGATGGGCACGGCAGTGCTGGTGGGCATGCTGGCCTATCTGGGTGTGTTCGGTGAGACAGCATCGACTTTGAGCCATTTCATCAGTCTGGGCTGCTGCTTCCTGATGGCACCGTTGCTGGCATGGATCACCGGTGGCCGATTCTATCTGGCACGTGAGTCGAATGAGCTGAAGATGCTGCAGGTTGCCAGTCCGGCCGAGCAGCACCGTTGCGGCGTGTGTGAAAACCATTTCGAAACGGAAGACCTGAGTTTCTGCCCGGCCTATGACCTTCCGATCTGTTCACTGTGCTGCTCGCTGGATGCCCGCTGTCTTGACAGCTGCAAGCCACATGCCCGCTTCGGACAACAGATGGTCGACTTCTTTCGACTGTTTTTTCCGCAGGCCGTGGTCAACCGAATCAACTCCCGCCTTGGGCGTTTCATCGGCCTGTTGCTGACCATCAATCTGCTCAATGCCGCCTTGCTGGCGGTCATTCATCGACAGATGGACCCCGGTGACCCGGCCGGTAGTGCGCTGGTGGGGCAAACGCTCTGGGCGCTGTTTTTTGTGCTGCTGATCGTATCCGGCGTCGTTGCTTGGCTGTTCCTGCTGGCGCAGGAGAGCCGGGTAGTGGCGCAGCAGGAGTCCAACCGCCAGACCCACAAGCTGCTGCAGGAGATCGAGGCCCACGAACAGACCGACCGTGAGCTGCAGGCCGCAAAGGAACTGGCAGAGCGAGCCAGTGATGCCAAAAGCCGGTATATGACCGGCATCAGTCATGAACTGCGCACGCCCCTGCAGTCGATCATCGGCTATGCCCAGCTGCTGCAGGGGCGCAGTACCGTGCAGAAACAGGATCGGGAAGGGCTGCGCATCATACACCGCAGTGGCCAGTATCTGGCCGACCTGATCGAGGGACTGTTGGACATCTCCCGTATTGAGGCAGGGCGACTGGAGCTGAACCGCAGCGCGGTGGCCTTGCCGGAGCTGGTGGCCCAGCTGGAGCAGATGTTCAGTTTTCAGGCAGCACAGAAGCGGGTAGGGTTCAGCTGCGAGATATTGAATCCGTTACCGCATGTGGTGATGACGGATGAAAAGCGGCTGCGTCAGATCTTGATCAATCTGCTGTCCAATGCCGTGAAATATACCCTGGAAGGTGAGGTTCACTTTCGCATTCGCTATCGTAATCAGGTTGCGGAATTTTCCATTGAAGACACCGGTATCGGTATTGATGCAGCCCATCTGGAACGCATTTTTGACCCCTTCGAACGGGTGCGGGATGCGGATACGCCTAACCTGCCCGGCACCGGGCTGGGGCTGACCATCGTCAAGCTGCTGACCGAAATCATGGGAGGCGACCTGCAGGTCGAGAGTCGCCCCGGCAAGGGCAGTTGCTTTCGGGTGTCACTGATGTTGCCCTGGGCCGAGGCCGCCGAAACCCGTCCGGAAGTACAGCAGCCGATCAGCGGCTATGTGGGTGCGCGCAGGCAGATCTGTGTGGTCGATGATGATCCGGTGCTGCGGGGGCTTCTGGCCGACCTGTTGATGCCGCTTGGGTTCAAGGTGCTGGAAGCCCGTGATGCACACCACTGTCTGGAGCTGGTGCAGCGTACAGCGCCTGACCTGTTTCTGCTGGACATCTCCATGCCGGGCATGGATGGCCTGACCCTGGCCGGCCGGTTGCGGAAAACCGGTCACAAGGTACCGATCCTCATGCTGTCGGCCGACGTGCAGGAACAGCGCCGTCAGCCTGCGGGCGAGGCGGTATATGATGATTATCTGGTCAAACCGATCAGCAACCAGCTGCTGCTGGAAAGAGTAGGGCACTACCTGCAGCTGGAGTGGATTCGCACAGCCGCCACTGTGGCGTCGCCTGTCAGCGTGCCCGTTACCCCGGTGCCGCCCAATGACCTGACGGCCTCGTCACTGCCTGATCATCCTCTTATTCGGGAGCTCAGAGGCAGCGCCGAGATCGGCTTTCGCCGAGGGGTACGTGAAGCACTGGAGCAGATTGAACGGGAACAGTTGGTCAGTCGTACGGTTCTGACTGAACTGCAGACACTGGCAGACTCGATGCAATTCGCACAACTGGCCGAGTATTTGGAGCAGACCTCATGA
- a CDS encoding response regulator, translating to MTTQTTQRDVVLVVDDSPDALSLINDALEEAGMDVLVALEGRQAMTIARRIRPDIILLDAIMPHMDGFETCQALKQDPALCAIPVIFMTGLTETEHVVRGLDVGGVDYLTKPINPDELLARMRVHLGNARLTQSAQSALDTTGQHLLTVAPEGHVQWATPQTHALLSRANASELWLEMSLRPQLADWLRRSPAVNDQLALRGLDYALSVRLLSHQSNGDYLFKLVDEQRGTGPALLQHQLGLTTREAEVLYWIANGKTNKEIGEILGMSPRTVNKHLEQIYPSLGVENRTAAAGVALRIMVRE from the coding sequence ATGACAACTCAAACGACTCAACGTGATGTCGTGCTGGTGGTAGATGACTCGCCGGATGCGCTCAGTCTGATCAACGATGCGCTGGAAGAGGCCGGCATGGACGTACTGGTAGCGTTGGAGGGGCGTCAGGCGATGACCATCGCACGTCGCATTCGTCCCGACATCATCCTGTTGGATGCGATCATGCCGCACATGGATGGCTTCGAGACCTGTCAGGCGCTGAAGCAGGACCCCGCCCTGTGTGCGATCCCGGTCATTTTCATGACAGGGCTGACTGAAACCGAACATGTGGTGCGAGGACTGGATGTTGGCGGGGTGGACTACCTCACCAAGCCGATCAATCCAGATGAGTTGCTGGCCCGCATGCGCGTCCATCTGGGCAATGCACGGCTGACCCAGTCCGCCCAGTCTGCCCTTGATACCACGGGCCAGCATTTGCTGACTGTCGCGCCTGAGGGGCATGTGCAGTGGGCGACGCCGCAGACACACGCCTTGTTGTCACGGGCCAACGCCAGTGAACTCTGGCTTGAAATGTCGTTGCGCCCCCAGCTGGCGGACTGGCTGCGACGCAGCCCGGCCGTCAATGACCAGCTGGCCCTGCGTGGGCTAGACTATGCCCTGTCCGTGCGCCTGCTCAGCCATCAGAGCAACGGTGACTACCTGTTCAAGCTGGTCGATGAGCAGCGGGGGACGGGCCCCGCCCTGTTGCAGCATCAGCTGGGATTGACGACACGTGAAGCGGAGGTGCTGTACTGGATCGCCAACGGCAAAACCAACAAGGAGATCGGTGAAATCCTCGGCATGAGTCCACGTACGGTCAACAAGCACCTGGAACAGATCTACCCGTCATTGGGCGTGGAGAACCGAACCGCAGCGGCAGGCGTGGCGCTGCGGATCATGGTCAGAGAGTGA
- the ppiC gene encoding peptidylprolyl isomerase PpiC produces the protein MATAAALHILVKTEKEALDILDQLKRGKKFDALAKRYSICPSGKRGGDLGEFHRGDMVKAFDDVVFKRPLLKVHGPIKTRFGYHLIKTLYRN, from the coding sequence ATGGCGACCGCAGCCGCACTGCACATACTGGTAAAGACCGAGAAAGAGGCGCTGGATATTCTTGACCAGTTGAAACGGGGCAAGAAGTTCGATGCGCTGGCCAAGCGCTATTCCATCTGCCCATCCGGCAAGCGTGGCGGGGATCTGGGCGAGTTTCATCGCGGTGACATGGTCAAGGCGTTTGACGATGTAGTATTCAAGCGCCCCTTGCTCAAGGTACATGGCCCGATCAAGACCCGCTTTGGCTACCACTTGATCAAGACGCTGTACCGCAACTGA
- a CDS encoding class GN sortase, whose translation MIFSIRNLILAALVAAGLILTSTALWIPVKARLAQWLLADAWAESLDSGTAVKPWPWADHWPVARLSVPDMDIDQIVLAGDSGSSLAFGPGENMQAHAMTHAARIISGHRDTHFSFLRNIQPGQTLMLSDHNGNVTYQVDQIQVVDSAVTRLTPTAFPDGLILVTCYPFDALTAGGTQRLVVMASAVEPEKPPAY comes from the coding sequence ATGATCTTCAGCATCCGTAACCTCATACTGGCAGCCCTTGTGGCTGCTGGTCTGATCCTCACCTCAACAGCCCTGTGGATTCCTGTAAAAGCCCGGCTGGCGCAATGGCTGCTGGCCGATGCCTGGGCCGAAAGTCTGGACAGCGGTACAGCAGTAAAACCCTGGCCCTGGGCCGACCACTGGCCGGTTGCGCGTCTGAGCGTGCCTGATATGGACATTGATCAGATTGTACTGGCCGGAGACAGTGGCAGCTCGCTGGCTTTTGGCCCCGGTGAAAATATGCAGGCACATGCGATGACCCATGCTGCACGGATTATCAGCGGACACAGAGATACTCACTTCAGCTTCTTGAGGAATATACAACCAGGCCAGACGCTGATGCTCAGTGACCATAACGGAAATGTGACATACCAGGTTGATCAGATTCAGGTGGTGGATTCGGCCGTTACCCGGCTGACGCCCACTGCCTTTCCAGATGGACTGATACTGGTGACCTGTTATCCTTTTGATGCGCTCACCGCAGGGGGAACTCAGCGGCTGGTTGTGATGGCCTCTGCTGTTGAGCCTGAGAAGCCCCCTGCATACTGA